Part of the Lycium ferocissimum isolate CSIRO_LF1 chromosome 6, AGI_CSIRO_Lferr_CH_V1, whole genome shotgun sequence genome, CCTCGAATTTTtgggttattcccgaggccatctgctcacattcCGACCACCCAAACTCatacaaaaatacgctacgaacgctCTCGTGGTctcggaatttccaacggaggtcccGTTGGCCCGGTCAACCATCGATGCCTACCTCCCATTTCCCGTccaaagtcccgaaatgcacctCAATGCATTGGGGACCGaaacaatatacatacatgttCTAAATAACCCTCCGGACCTCTCGGGGTTGATGAAACTCCGGAAAAAgtccgtttgcccaaaagtcaacctctGGTCAAAATGAGTCAAATAATGCTCGGAAGTGGCGAAAGTGCCCAaaaggactataacgaccaaacgggttgttacatctacacattttttttgagtagacatatttttctaaaggcacatgataatttttttttctggctGGTCAAGTCTGGTTAGTTTAAAGaggggtagactttttttttttttttaaaaaaaagccacagagatatttttataaaagaatcagacccgacccaccagaaaaaaatttaccatgtggcgttaaaaaaatatgtctactcaaaaaaaaaaaatgaatagatgtttttttaaagctacgtgacatttttttaaattaaaaaataagctaaatgatttttaaaaaaaatcccagCGAAAAGGATATAGTTGCACTATTTGTGTAagggcaggggtatatttacaccattTTGTAATGGCAGGCATGTATACACCACTTTTTAAAcagggtatatctgctctaaatcgcaaagttgaggggtatatttacacctttgctctttattattatgtttGAGTTGAAgattttttcattttagaattCAAGTCTAGAAGGGATTCAGTATGTTACCAGTCTCAGAAAAAGTCCAGAAAGGATTCATCATCAAAATTCACATTGTCAGCAAACGTTAAatcctctattttttttttcggacaAAGTATGTATTATTGCTTTACTTCTTCACTGGAGAAGTAAAAAGGTGTTAAAGTTcttcaattaaaaaatataatgaaggaaatgaatccTGAAATACAAgatttttaattgaaaaatataatgaagCAAAAGTTTTACCTTGTAGCTATTAAAGTTTGAATATAGCTTGCTACTATGCTGTCATAGCCATttgctgtttttttttatttctttatttcatgttattgtcATCTAACTAAACATCCCAATTAGGATGTAGAATTTTAATGTTGCCTTTTTTCTAACCTGTTTTGAAGGAGCTTGTGGACCCATAAATCCACTTTACAAGTAATAAACTAGCCTCACATAAGTAATATTTGTTTTGTGACTCACAAAGTTAAATTTCTCATTTAATATAGTCCACATCGATGTTTTATTTTTCTCAGTCCACATGGCAAACCCGACCCAATTCAAACCCATAACCCAAATTAACCCTTATTAACTATATTCTCTTGTAATTAAAATAGTGTTTCACTCTCTCTGAAAATAATTGGCCCATCATTTTATTAAAATCATGTcgtcttctttttccttctctcaGGCGAAGTCCATAAGGATTTTTGTAACGACCTTAAGCAAATGTAGTTCCTGAAGGTCTGGCCATTCCTTCTAAACCATAAATCGCACTCCTATCATATAATGGAAGCACTAATAATTAATCAGAATAGGAGCACTCTCGTTTTCTCTGATGTTCTGTGCAAAGACCGTCGACATAGTGGTCTATTTTCGCATTAAATAATGCTTGTGGGGAAGAGATGAACCCCTTTCTTTGAGATTTCATAACTTTTGACTTCAATACACTAGTAGCTTTCAAGTTTTGAATTTCTAGCGAGAGCAAAAAGTTTCCCTCGTGATTTTGTCCAACTGAATATGGTTAATAAGGGTTAATTTAGGTTATGGGTGTGGACCGGATCGGGTCTTACTGCAATGTGGACTGAGAAAAAAAGTCCATGTGCACTAAATTAAATGTTATGTCATATTTGTTAGTCAAATATTAATTGGGAGACTTTTGATgtgatatagggaaagttgggTGACCTtgttggttaaaaaaaaaaaaacatgaccTTAAGAGATCATTGCTCATAGTTGGGTGACCTTCTGTGTTATTACCTCAAATAATTATTTGTCAGTTTTCTTGATATTCTATCCGTTGTTGATTTTCATTCGAagctcaaaatcaaactcaagacAACTCAAGAGGGAATTTCAATGTGGGATCCTTGAAAATGTGAGCTTTCCTTTCTCTGTATCCTCAAAACCGGCTTGTGGATTGTATACCTTAGATTGTAATACGACTCCAAATCCAAGAATTCATTGGGGAGGAAATGTTTATAGTGTTCCGGAACAAAAACCGTATGATAGGTTTTGAGTTTTAGACCGTATGCTTCATGGCTTGTTGGCAAAAAATAGTTGTCACTTTCGATAGAAGTCTATCCTTTCCAAGTTCTCCTTCTGTCTCATTTAGAGTCATCGAACCCAATCTTACCTTGTTCAGATGCAACGACAGTCTAGATATCAACAAGGGCAAGAATGATCATTATTTTCGTGAATATCAGAACTATACTAAATGTTGTGGCTTCAAAGATATATTACAAGAATCCAAGTAGAGAACGGGAAGGGTATTCGGATGCACCGTAGGAGATATTCCTGATAATTGTTCACTGATTCAATTGCCACTTACATCCAGGTCATGGTCTCAGAATATTAGCTTGTTCAATCAGTTAAGTGCGAATTTTACAATTCAGTGGAGCCTGTCTGATGATTGTCGTAAATGTTACTATAAAGGAGATCGATGTTTAACTAACAGTAAAAATGAATTTCGTTGTTCCTCTAATCCCACAGGTAAATTACAGTACTAGTTTTCTCCAATTTTGCTCATCTAGTGATCTTCAGTTTCCTCAGAATAGATACAAAAATAGTTGCATGTCTGATGATTGTAATAAAATCCTAGCGCAACATCTATCTAAGCTTTCGTGGTTTTTTTGGTTGCAGTAAAAAGAAAGTCAAAAGGAGTTTAGTTGCAGGTAACTACTATCTATGGCCACAAATTTCCACTTCATATCACTAGATCTGATTTTTTTGTTCTGTGTTTTCTTCTTTCCACTGCAAAAAGATAATTAGCTATTTTCGTTATTAGGAGATAATGTGTTATTATCGCATTAAAACACGTACACGCAGCTAAAATGTAACTTCTTCATGGAAATGTTATTAATCTGATAGATAGAGTATCCCGAAAAAAACATCCTTACAATGTTAACTGTTTTTCTCATTTACCAAGAACTTGTGCAACTTTGAATTTGACTACATTCTTCTAATTTGTGTCATGACATTAGCAGCTACTTCTTATATTGGAGGAATTGCGATGCTAATTATGTTACTCCTGTACTTAAGAACAAAATGCTCCcttaattccatgattttctggaaaacaaaaagagaagaTTACAGAAATGTAAAAGCCTTCTTGAAGAACCATGGATCACTCGCACCAAGGAAGTACAGTTATTCTGAAGTCAAGAAGATGACAgattatttcaaaaataaactTGGTCAAGGAGGCTTTGGTTGTGTTTTCAAAGGAAAGTTGCACAATGGGAGTCTCGTGGCAGTCAAGGTCTTGAAGAAATCGAAGGGTGGGGGAGAAGAGTTTATCAATGAGATGGCAAGTATCAGCAGGACTTCTCACATTAATATGGTATCACTTGTTGGATTTTGTTTTGAGGGTCAAAATAGAGCTCTCCTCTATGATTTCATGCCCAATGGATCCCTTGAGAAGTTCATTTACAATGCAAAATCCGGGACAAATCATCAACTAGGATGGAAAACATTGTACGATATTTCACTTGGCATTGCTAGAGGATTGAAGTATTTGCATTGTGGTTGCAATACTCGAATTGTACATTTCGATATAAAGCCTCACAACATTCTTCTCGATGAAGACTTTTGTCCCAAAATATTCGATTTTCGTCTTGCAAAACTATGTAACACTAAGGAAAGCATCGTATCTTTATTGGGTGCAAGAGGGACCACTACGGGGTACATAACGCCAGAAATTTTCTATAATAATATTGGAGGAGTTTCTCACAAGTCAGATGTGTACAACTACGGTATGATGGTGCTCGAGATGGTTGGAGGAAGGAaaaatgttgatgttgttgaccATACCAGTGAAATCTACTTTCCACACTCGATATATAAACAAATTGAACAAAAGGAAGAGCTTGGATTAACTGGCATTGTGAAGGAAGAGGACAAAAAACTTGCAGAAAAGATGATACTGGTGAGCTTGTGGTGCATCCAAATGGATCCGGCCAGCAGGCCTTCTATCAGTATGGTCGTCGAGATGTTACAAGGCGAACTCGGATATTTACAATGCCTCCCAAGCCTTTCATgtattcttctttttcatggTCAGACGGTGACATGCCTAGTACTACCTACATGGTTTAGGAATGGACAGTTCAAGTTTGATTTTATCTAGACTTATTAAATTTTGGCAGAAAACTCTGCATGTATCATTGGATTGGTTAATTAAAAGTTGCTGATAAATGTTAACTGCTGAAAAATGCTTTTAGATGCATTTATAAATGAGCAATTACGTGTTTCGATTAGTACTTTTGTTGTTAAGATGACTGAAACTTCTTAAAGCTATTTACAAGAAAATATATGTTTAAAAGTTTCTTTcataaaaaagaagacaaataacaaaaataaaatagagagaTAATTAAAAGTTACTCTATGTTTCGGGAAGAGTACTATAAAAGATATTAGTGATAAAATCGTCAAATACTTGATCaaaccaaaagtgcttataTTCTGTAAAACTATAAGTTGGGGGTGACCTACTTGTGACTTCTAACTgattttagcttattttaagcactttaaTTGTTTACCAAACACGTGGATAAGCCAAAGGATTCTTACAAGCTGGTCAAACAACCTCATAGCTGATGGACAATATCAGAAACATAAAGATGAGCCAATGGACCAGCAGTATCAATAGCAAGGCTCATTCAGATGGCCAGGACGAGGAGTTCATCGTGCATTAATAAATGTAATTATACTTTTGGCATATTTGCGCACTATTTTTGCACACTTAAGTTTAGTTAGTAAAGGGCGAATCTAGCCTTATAAAAAGACAAAGTAACTTATCTTGAAACTGTTCTTCAATTTTGCAATATCCATCTTTGATGAGTTATAGCATTtcatagttttgatgattgacaaacgATCCAAGGACCAAGTTCTCCGTCAGTCCTACGAGAGCAAGCAGCACGGTACTTAACAAATGTAAGTTGTTGCAATCGTTTCGTACAGAACCGCAAAGAGTACGTTTGTATGTATGATAGAACTAAAAGCCCTTGAAACGTCACTATTCACGGTCACATGGTTCTCACATGCTCTCTATTTGGTCTCATATTTATACAACCTGTTGGGCATTATTTGACCTAACACTTGCAAATCCAAAAAGGCTATATTTTCTCTCAAGTGTGGCGGCTACCTTTCTCAAGGTGTCCATGAGAACAAGATCTCAACAATCCAAGAGACCAGTTCCTGCCACTGAAGACATCTGAAGTCCTAGGATAGTTGAGTTTTGTTTCATATTCTTAATTTGTATTCCTACACTGCTTATCAAGAAGTATCATAGTAGGATAGATTTCAATCTTTGTAACTTTgttttcttggctagagttagctaagtaTTAGTTAAGTcgttggctagagttagtcaagacTTGGagctttgcaatagagttattgtaaaggTGCTCACAATGGGTGTATTGTAAGGGTtagggattaagagtttaattcctaggttgtaAGATTGTAATCAGAATCAAGCTTCCGGTTTAGTGAATGTTGAAATCCCTACTCGTAGGTCGTGTTTTTAATCCtcgagcaaggagttttccacataAAATTACTTGCCTTATTTACTTCTTGTCATTATCTGTGAAAACAGTTTGAGAACCTGGTCCCTTAGactgttttagtaaactttCAGGTGATTCTGTCGAAAAGGGTGAACTCATAGGTTTTATCAATCTTTCTGTTGTAACAATATAGTCTTATGGACAGAAAAACTATCGTAGTGTAAGACTGTAAGTCGTAATAGTTCACATCTTCTGCTTTCTTCTGCAATGTCAATCATGTCATCTAATTTTCTGTCTGTTGACTTGGAGTTTTTGTGCAAATACTAGAGGAAACAAGCCTAAAATGAGGGCCAAAGTTGGATGAATTTTCCCCCTCCTTCCACATACGTATAAAGACTCAAATCACTAACACTGCAACCTAAAAAAATTTCTCTTCATCTCGATCCCATTTTAGCAGAACCTCACACGGCGTACTTTAACGAGCCTGTATCTTTTTCAAGACGTATAGAAAGatgagaaaatataaaaggAATACCGATGTCTAATAGTCAGGAAACTAAGCCAAACTACACTACAAGTGAGCAACAATGATTATATCATAAGACATCTCCATTTTAAACACATCTCTGTATACAATTAGGCAGTGAACTCATAAACAAGAAGAGAGCGAAAGCTGAAAAACCGTGTAGTTGTCATtaacatgtcacgacccgactaaagggccatgacgagcacccagagctaacacaccgagcacctctaaacatacatctcataatcatttctaggtggaccataaagatagctcatggatatcataatctgtaaggacatatatcacaatatgACGGCACATCTCTacataatcttcaacaattatatccatcatcaccagccgacaaggctactaaaatgttatacaatgatatgaaccggtagggttatgaaatgtc contains:
- the LOC132061455 gene encoding PR5-like receptor kinase, which produces MTLAATSYIGGIAMLIMLLLYLRTKCSLNSMIFWKTKREDYRNVKAFLKNHGSLAPRKYSYSEVKKMTDYFKNKLGQGGFGCVFKGKLHNGSLVAVKVLKKSKGGGEEFINEMASISRTSHINMVSLVGFCFEGQNRALLYDFMPNGSLEKFIYNAKSGTNHQLGWKTLYDISLGIARGLKYLHCGCNTRIVHFDIKPHNILLDEDFCPKIFDFRLAKLCNTKESIVSLLGARGTTTGYITPEIFYNNIGGVSHKSDVYNYGMMVLEMVGGRKNVDVVDHTSEIYFPHSIYKQIEQKEELGLTGIVKEEDKKLAEKMILVSLWCIQMDPASRPSISMVVEMLQGELGYLQCLPSLSCILLFHGQTVTCLVLPTWFRNGQFKFDFI